Within the Echinicola sp. 20G genome, the region AGTATTTTCGGCTCTCTATTCCTCCTAGTTATAGCGGAAGTATTTCGAATGGGGGCCCAACTTAAAGAAGAAAACGACTTAACGATTTAAAATGTCCATCATAGTAAACTTGGATGTCATGCTCGCCAAAAGAAAAATGTCTCTCACTGAGTTGTCAGAAAGAGTTGGAATCACCATGTCCAATCTATCCATTCTCAAGAAAGGTAAAGCCAAGGCCATTCGCTTCAGTACTTTGGAGCTGATCTGTGAAGTCCTTGAATGCCAACCTGGTGACATCTTAGCCTACGAAGAAGAATAAATTCTCTCCTCCACACATAACTAATTGATTTTTATACCACTGCATCCAGAGCGCAAAATCAATCTTATTAAAAAAGAAATTTTTCATACCCGTTCTGAACTTATTCAATCGAAATATGTTATTTATATCGTACACGATTTAATCTTAAAAGATATAATAGCATGAAATTAATGTATGAAGCCGAAGCCAAGGCACAAGGTGGCAGAAATGGACATGTCGTATCCAGTGATAATGTACTGGATTTTGAAGTAAGGGTTCCTAAAAGTATGGGTGGAGAAGGCGGTGCCTACACCAATCCAGAGCAACTATTTGCAGCTGGTTATGCAGCTTGTTTTGACAGTGCCCTCAATTTCATAGCACAGAAACAAAAGGTAAAAGTTGAAAATACTGAAGTCAATGCCAAAGTAGGAATAGGCCAACTATCAAACGGAGGGTTTGGTTTGGCAGTGGAACTATTGGTTAAAATACCTAACTTGGACAAAGAACAAGCCCAAGCATTATTGGAGGCCGCTCACAAAGCCTGTCCTTATTCCAATGCGATCAGAGGCAATGTGGACGTAAAACTTGAATTAGCTTAAATTAAGCATGAGCCCAGAAGATCATCTAAAATTGGAAAACCAAATCTGTTTTCCCCTATATGTTACCTCAAGATTGCTGACAAGGGCCTACCAACCCTTGTTGGCAAAACTTGGGATTACCTATCCCCAATACTTGGTATTACTGGTATTATGGGAACAAGATGGCCTGAAAGTAAGTGATATATCCGAAAAGCTCTTTTTGAACAGTAATACCCTCACCCCCTTGTTAAAGCGAATGGAGCAACTGGATTTGCTCACAAGAGTCAGGTCAAAAGAGGATGAAAGACAGGTTGACATTACTTTAACTGAAAAAGGAAAGTCAATGAAAAAAAAGGCACAATGCATCCCCGAAAATCTATTCGAAACCATCAAGCTCCCTACTGAAGAACTCATTCAATTTAAAGCAACTCTTCATAAGTTACTGACCAACCTGGAAGAGACTGACAAGGAGTAAATGTGCTTTCAGTTAAAGTTTATTGAATTTATTCTGCTTAACTACAAAGTCAACTAGCCAAGCGATTCCAGCCAAAACGCCAAACAAAAGGCTAAGTGCATGCAACATGACCTTGTAATTCACCATGTAATAGGTCTCCTCTACTTGAAAATCAATGCTCTTGGTTTCCAATCCTGAGATCAAGGAAATTATCCAACTTAACACACAAAGGATTAAAAAATATAAGTAGGGTTTATTCCAGCTTATCTTGTTCATTTTACGCCGATTTTTATTATTGGTCTTTAACCCAAATTTTCACCTTTTAGTTTAATCTCGACTATATTTTAGCAGCAAACTTAACAGAAGAAGCTCTTTTATATCCCAATACTTCGATACCGTCTTGATCTATCTCAATAATCGAAAAACTACTATTTTCTGATCCACTACCATCCACCATGGCATACTGCGTGACATAGTGTATCCCATGTTCTTGAGCAAAACTTTCTTCGTGAACATGTCCCTGAAAAACAGCCATCACCTTCCCTGATTCAACCAGCAGTTTACTCACCTCTTGATAATTGCTTACATGCATTTGACTCCCTCCATGGTCATATCTAAAAAGAGGATGGTGACAAAATACAACAGTGGGAAGCTGGGTAACTTTAAGATCTGACTTGAGCCATTCCAACTCCGCTTCTGGAATATTTGGGTCTTGCCAATCTGCTCCTTCTTTATAATAATGGTCCCTCCCATCACGATGGAAATTGGCATCCAAAACCATAAAATGGACACCTTTATGATCAAAAGAATAATAACTCTTTCCGCTCTGCACCCCAGTATTTTCCACATGCGCTAAAAATTGCTCCTTTCGAATGCTGTCCACATCATGATTACCCAAACAATGGTACCTGGGTCCTTCAAACTTGGCGTAGACCTGTTCTAAGTCTTTCAAAAACCTCAATGTATCCTCCTCACGCTGTTGCTCATCTTGGTCTTTGAAATCTCCTAAGTGAATTACAAAATCCACCTTTTCCTGATTCATCACCTCCACAAACTCTTGCATCTTGACCAGTGATTCCCGGTAATATCGTGTACCTTTTGGAGCTGCATCGGCATAATGTGAATCTGTCACTAAGCCGATTCTTAACTTTGAACTGTTTAGCCGAGGAGAAAATGAGGAAAGCAGCATCCCTCCTGTAAAAAGTCCTGAAAGCTGCAGGAACTTTCTTCTATCGAGGTAGTAGGTCGGATTTTTCATAATCAAACTTTTTACAACTGGATAAATATAACTAGAATCTGATC harbors:
- a CDS encoding helix-turn-helix transcriptional regulator; amino-acid sequence: MSIIVNLDVMLAKRKMSLTELSERVGITMSNLSILKKGKAKAIRFSTLELICEVLECQPGDILAYEEE
- a CDS encoding organic hydroperoxide resistance protein produces the protein MKLMYEAEAKAQGGRNGHVVSSDNVLDFEVRVPKSMGGEGGAYTNPEQLFAAGYAACFDSALNFIAQKQKVKVENTEVNAKVGIGQLSNGGFGLAVELLVKIPNLDKEQAQALLEAAHKACPYSNAIRGNVDVKLELA
- a CDS encoding MarR family winged helix-turn-helix transcriptional regulator; this translates as MSPEDHLKLENQICFPLYVTSRLLTRAYQPLLAKLGITYPQYLVLLVLWEQDGLKVSDISEKLFLNSNTLTPLLKRMEQLDLLTRVRSKEDERQVDITLTEKGKSMKKKAQCIPENLFETIKLPTEELIQFKATLHKLLTNLEETDKE
- a CDS encoding metallophosphoesterase, giving the protein MKNPTYYLDRRKFLQLSGLFTGGMLLSSFSPRLNSSKLRIGLVTDSHYADAAPKGTRYYRESLVKMQEFVEVMNQEKVDFVIHLGDFKDQDEQQREEDTLRFLKDLEQVYAKFEGPRYHCLGNHDVDSIRKEQFLAHVENTGVQSGKSYYSFDHKGVHFMVLDANFHRDGRDHYYKEGADWQDPNIPEAELEWLKSDLKVTQLPTVVFCHHPLFRYDHGGSQMHVSNYQEVSKLLVESGKVMAVFQGHVHEESFAQEHGIHYVTQYAMVDGSGSENSSFSIIEIDQDGIEVLGYKRASSVKFAAKI